Proteins from one Mycolicibacter virginiensis genomic window:
- a CDS encoding antibiotic biosynthesis monooxygenase family protein — protein sequence MIVEHGVLPIRPGSEADFEAAFAKARPLIAAQPGFLGISMSRSVESPNLYLLLVQWENIEAHTEGFRKSPEFEQWRALLHGFYDSPPVIEHFVGID from the coding sequence GTGATTGTGGAACATGGAGTACTGCCCATCCGGCCCGGCAGCGAAGCCGACTTCGAAGCAGCGTTCGCCAAGGCGCGGCCGTTGATCGCCGCCCAGCCCGGATTCCTGGGGATTTCGATGTCCCGGTCGGTCGAATCGCCGAACCTCTACTTGTTATTGGTGCAGTGGGAGAACATTGAGGCGCACACCGAGGGATTTCGGAAGTCGCCGGAATTCGAGCAGTGGCGCGCATTGCTGCACGGCTTCTACGACTCACCACCGGTGATCGAGCACTTCGTCGGCATCGACTAA